The following proteins are encoded in a genomic region of Primulina huaijiensis isolate GDHJ02 chromosome 3, ASM1229523v2, whole genome shotgun sequence:
- the LOC140973058 gene encoding pumilio homolog 2-like, giving the protein MLSELGRRPRIGNNEGSFGDELENELGLLLREQRRHEADDHEKELNLYRSGSAPPTVEGSLSAVGGLLKRGGGGGGGLGEFAEFARNKSGSVFLSEEELRSDPAYLSYYYSNVNLNPRLPPPLLSREDWRFAQRLQGGSSAIGDRRKVNRTDSDTGRSMFSMPPGFDPKKQDSEKDMDKLQGSVEWGGDGLIGLPGLGLHCNQKSIVEMFHDDLNRATPVPGNPSRPASRNAFDENTTTMGSAEAELAHLRHGLTTSNPIHSTNSIQNSSAAHHARQPASYAAALGSSLSRSSTPDSQGPQRIARSPSPCLTTIGGGRVGNIEKRNISSPSSYNGVSAHPNESANLVAALSGMNLLNDSMDAENLPSSQIEQDSDDHKNYQLTLHGGQNPSKQQKYLKKHESDQYSASFVPQPGKVARSASTVNYGGVSNFSKANLTSELPNNTVPSNNSHLKESSATATNFGGGLLSQYQHFGSPNSACSNYGLSAYPMSPISGQLGCPNLPPLFENAAASALAAPGMDSLMLGGSDLGSAAVHQNLSRMGNQMAGGAVQAQYVDPLYLQYLRTADYAAQVAALNDPSVDRNYIGDSYMDLLQKAYLGNMISSPKSQYSVPLGGQTGGSSPHGYYGNPTFGIGLSYPGSSFSNPAVTNLPGGPGSPMRHGELNLRFSGGMRNVAGSVMGPWYLDKMDSSFASSLLEEFKCNKTKCFELSEIAGHVVEFSTDQYGSRFIQQKLETATSDEKNMVFQEIFPQSLTLMTDVFGNYVIQKFFEHGMAPHRREMATKLLGHVLTLSLQMYGCRVIQKAIEVVDMDQKIKMVEELEGHIMRCVRDQNGNHVIQKCIECVPEAHIHFIVSTFFDQFVTLSTHPYGCRVIQRVLEHCEDETTQSKVMGEILGSVSMLAQDQYGNYVIQHVLEHGKPHERSAIIQELAGRIVQMSQQKFASNVVEKCLAFGDQNECQLLVNEMLGTTDENEPLQAMMKDQFANYVVQKVLETCSDQQRELIMSRIKVHLNALKKYTYGKHIVARVEKLVAAGERRSAAQSSHAAATL; this is encoded by the exons ATGTTATCTGAATTGGGTAGGAGGCCAAGGATTGGAAATAATGAAGGTTCCTTTGGAGACGAGTTGGAAAATGAGTTAGGGTTGTTGCTCCGTGAACAGCGGAGGCACGAGGCTGATGATCATGAAAAGGAATTGAACCTGTATAGAAGTGGGTCTGCTCCACCTACTGTGGAAGGTTCATTGAGTGCAGTTGGAGGGCTGCTAAAACGGggaggtggaggtggtggcGGCTTGGGTGAGTTTGCTGAGTTTGCGAGGAATAAGAGTGGCAGTGTTTTCTTATCTGAGGAGGAGCTTAGGTCTGATCCTGCGTACTTATCTTACTATTACTCAAATGTCAATCTGAACCCAAGGTTGCCGCCACCTCTGTTGTCAAGAGAGGATTGGCGGTTTGCTCAGAGGTTACAAGGAGGGAGTTCTGCAATTGGGGATAGGAGGAAGGTGAACCGAACAGATAGTGACACTGGAAGATCAATGTTCTCAATGCCACCGGGTTTTGATCCAAAGAAGCAAGATAGTGAAAAGGATATGGACAAACTGCAGGGTTCTGTCGAGTGGGGAGGTGATGGACTTATTggtttgcctggattaggactTCATTGCAACCAAAAGAGTATTGTGGAGATGTTTCAT GATGACTTGAATCGTGCCACTCCGGTTCCTGGAAACCCTTCACGCCCAGCTAGTAGAAATGCTTTTGATGAAAATACCACTACAATGGGTTCTGCGGAAGCTGAGCTGGCTCATCTGCGTCATGGTTTGACAACTTCTAACCCTATACACTCTACTAATAGTATTCAAAATTCTTCGGCTGCTCATCATGCTAGGCAACCTGCATCATATGCCGCTGCGCTGGGTTCATCGTTGTCAAGAAGCTCAACTCCCGATTCTCAAGGACCTCAACGCATTGCAAGAAGTCCTAGTCCTTGTCTAACTACTATTGGAGGAGGCAGAGTAGGAAACatagaaaaaagaaacattAGCAGTCCTAGCTCCTATAATGGTGTGTCTGCTCACCCCAACGAATCTGCAAATCTGGTAGCTGCTTTATCTGGCATGAATCTTTTGAATGATTCTATGGATGCTGAGAATCTTCCATCATCCCAGATTGAACAAGATTCTGATGACCATAAAAATTATCAATTGACTCTTCATGGTGGCCAGAATCCGTCAAAGCAGCAAAAGTATCTCAAGAAACATGAAAGTGATCAGTATAGTGCATCTTTTGTTCCTCAGCCAGGGAAAGTAGCCCGTTCCGCTTCAACCGTTAACTATGGCGGCGTGTCAAATTTCAGTAAGGCTAACCTTACGTCCGAACTGCCAAATAATACAGTTCCTTCTAATAACTCACATCTGAAAGAATCTTCTGCAACTGCTACCAATTTTGGGGGAGGCCTACTTTCTCAGTATCAGCATTTTGGAAGTCCTAATTCAGCGTGTTCAAATTATGGATTAAGTGCATATCCTATGAGTCCAATATCTGGTCAACTCGGCTGCCCCAATTTGCCACCTTTATTTGAGAATGCTGCTGCATCTGCTTTGGCGGCACCTGGAATGGACTCTTTAATGTTGGGGGGATCAGATCTTGGTTCTGCTGCTGTACATCAGAACCTCAGTAGAATGGGAAATCAAATGGCTGGGGGTGCGGTTCAGGCACAGTATGTTGACCCTTTGTATCTGCAATATTTGAGGACAGCTGACTATGCTGCACAAGTTGCAGCTCTTAACGATCCTTCTGTTGATCGGAACTACATTGGTGATTCATATATGGACCTGCTTCAGAAAGCTTATCTTGGTAATATGATATCTTCTCCAAAATCACAGTATAGTGTTCCACTCGGTGGCCAGACTGGTGGCTCAAGTCCACATGGCTACTATGGGAATCCTACCTTTGGGATCGGGTTATCCTACCCTGGGAGCTCGTTTTCCAATCCTGCTGTTACAAATTTACCTGGCGGACCTGGTAGCCCTATGAGGCATGGAGAGTTGAACCTTAGATTTTCTGGTGGAATGAGAAATGTAGCTGGTAGTGTCATGGGACCATGGTACTTGGACAAAATGGACAGTAGTTTTGCATCATCTCTGCTAGAGGAGTTTAAGTGTAATAAAACAAAATGTTTTGAGCTTTCTGAGATTGCCGGCCATGTTGTGGAGTTTAG TACGGATCAATATGGAAGCCGGTTCATTCAACAGAAGCTCGAAACTGCCACATCAGATGAGAAGAACATGGTTTTCCAAGAAATTTTTCCTCAATCTCTTACATTAATGACCGATGTGTTTGGTAACTATGTAATCCAAAAG TTTTTTGAACATGGAATGGCGCCTCATAGAAGAGAAATGGCCACCAAGCTTCTTGGACATGTTCTTACCTTAAGCCTCCAAATGTATGGTTGTCGGGTGATACAAAAG GCGATTGAAGTCGTCGATATGGATCAAAAGATCAAAATGGTAGAAGAGCTAGAGGGGCATATTATGCGTTGCGTGCGTGATCAAAACGGGAATCATGTCATTCAAAAATGCATCGAATGTGTCCCAGAGGCGCATATTCATTTTATCGTGTCAACATTTTTTGACCAATTCGTGACCCTCTCTACTCATCCATATGGGTGTCGTGTGATACAG CGAGTTCTGGAGCATTGTGAGGATGAAACAACCCAGAGCAAAGTGATGGGAGAGATCTTGGGGTCTGTTAGTATGCTCGCACAGGATCAGTATGGGAATTACGTTATACAG CATGTACTGGAGCACGGAAAGCCACATGAACGGTCTGCCATTATCCAGGAGTTAGCTGGAAGGATAGTTCAAATGAGCCAGCAGAAGTTTGCATCGAATGTGGTTGAGAAATGCTTAGCTTTTGGCGACCAAAATGAATGCCAACTGTTGGTGAATGAGATGCTTGGAACAACTGATGAAAATGAGCCTCTTCAG GCAATGATGAAAGATCAATTTGCGAATTATGTCGTACAGAAAGTACTCGAAACTTGTAGTGATCAGCAGCGTGAACTGATCATGTCCAGAATCAAAGTCCATTTGAATGCTCTAAAGAAGTACACTTATGGAAAGCATATAGTAGCTCGTGTAGAGAAACTCGTGGCTGCTGGGG AAAGGAGAAGTGCTGCTCAATCCTCACATGCCGCTGCGACTCTTTAG
- the LOC140974648 gene encoding E3 ubiquitin-protein ligase RDUF2-like — MASATIPTASGYWCYTCTSTVSVMSTCGNNVTCPHCDGGFIQVVDPTDFSLHPLRRLDYPGLVPTVAVTGCRCLVEPADCTLQPVGVGPPLDKGSGRLIYELYYEDNTSSGLRPLLWTMSES, encoded by the coding sequence ATGGCTTCAGCTACCATTCCCACGGCGTCGGGGTATTGGTGTTACACCTGCACAAGCACAGTCAGCGTGATGTCCACATGCGGGAACAATGTCACTTGTCCACACTGCGACGGTGGATTCATACAGGTCGTGGATCCGACGGATTTCTCGCTGCACCCTTTACGGAGGCTCGATTATCCCGGACTGGTCCCGACCGTCGCTGTGACGGGTTGCCGTTGTCTCGTTGAACCCGCTGATTGTACTCTGCAGCCGGTCGGAGTTGGACCTCCACTAGATAAGGGGAGCGGCAGGCTGATTTACGAGCTCTACTACGAAGACAACACTAGTTCGGGTCTACGACCTTTGTTGTGGACGATGTCAGAGTCTTGA
- the LOC140973059 gene encoding ATP-dependent zinc metalloprotease FTSH 3, mitochondrial-like, which yields MIYSRIGRSLSRASRSRNVINGVDNGGSLLLNKEILGARHVYHSNYIVNNTSHGKLGFLRGYLATKGAKNGLISRSYSSNSKHLIENARIRRFFSSEAPKKKNYEKFYPRQKKEIPKQNEQKSGSKEEGNTDDHGNFQDTFTKNLLNIVPPILALALVVSLFTHMPHEEKQISFQEFQNKLLEPGLVDQIVVSNKSVAKIYVRSSPRSQNSNDTTEESKFEDPVGGALASEKTSQYKYYFNIGSVDSFEEKLEEAQVALGIDRHDYVPVTYVSEMVWFQELMRFAPTVLLLGFLFYMGRKMQGGIGVGGTGGKGARGIFNIGKAHITKVDKNAKNKIYFKDVAGCDEAKQEIMEFVHFLKNPKKYEELGAKIPKGALLVGPPGTGKTLLAKATAGESGVPFLSISGSDFMEMFVGVGPSRVRNLFQEARQCAPSIIFIDEIDAIGRARGRGGFAGSNDERESTLNQLLVEMDGFGTTSGVVVIAGTNRPDILDKALLRPGRFDRQISLDKPDIKGRDQIFQIYLKKLKLDHEPPYYSQRLAALTPGFAGADIANVCNEAALIAARCDETLVKMEHFDGAIDRIIGGLEKKNKVISKLERRTVAYHESGHAVVGWFLEHAEPLLKVTIVPRGSAALGFAQYVPSENLLMTKEQLFDMTCMTLGGRAAEQVLLGKISTGAQNDLEKVTKMTYAQVAVYGFSEKVGLLSFPHRDDGFEMSKPYSSKTAAIIDTEVRDWVSKAYTHTLQLVEEHKEQVAQIAELLLEKETLHQEDLVQVLGERPFKSSELTNYDRFKHGFQEEEQKVGKTFEDGITEDDGSSPLIPEVVPA from the exons ATGATTTATTCCAGAATCGGTCGTTCCTTGTCGCGTGCCTCTCGTTCAAGA AATGTGATTAATGGTGTTGATAACGGCGGGTCCTTGTTGTTGAACAAGGAAATTCTCGGAGCTCGGCATGTGTATCATTCGAATTATATTGTGAATAATACGTCTCATGGAAAACTAGGTTTTCTCAGGGGGTATTTAGCTACGAAAGGAGCTAAAAATGGGTTGATCTCTAGATCTTATTCATCAAATTCTAAGCACTTAATTGAAAACGCCCGGATACGTAGATTTTTCTCCAGTGAAGCGCCAAAGAAGAAAA ACTACGAAAAATTTTATCCGAGGCAGAAAAAGGAAATTCCGAAGCAAAATGAGCAGAAATCTGGTTCGAAAG AGGAAGGAAATACAGACGATCATGGCAATTTTCAAGACACTTTCACCAAGAATTTGCTAAATATCGTCCCACCAATCTTGGCGCTTGCATTGGTTGTTTCATTATTTACACACATGCCGCATGAAGAGAAACAG ATTAGTTTTCAAGAGTTCCAAAACAAGCTGCTGGAACCAGGTTTAGTGGACCAAATTGTTGTGTCTAATAAGTCAGTTGCTAAAATTTATGTAAGAAGCTCACCACGAAGTCAAAATAGCAATGATACAACTGAAGAATCTAAATTTGAAGATCCTGTTGGTGGTGCCCTTGCAAGTGAGAAAACAAGccaatataaatattattttaatattgggAGTGTTGATTCGTTTGAAGAAAAGTTGGAGGAAGCGCAGGTAGCATTGGGGATTGACCGACATGATTATGTACCTGTTACTTATGTTTCTGAAATGGTCTGGTTCCAAGAATTAATGAGATTTGCTCCTACGGTTTTGTTATTGGGTTTCCTCTTTTACATGGGTCGGAAAATGCAAGGGGGAATCGGTGTTGGAGGTACTGGTGGAAAGGGCGCACGTGGGATTTTCAACATCGGAAAAGCGCACATCACGAAGGTGGAcaaaaatgcaaaaaataaG atttattttaaagatgTTGCCGGCTGTGATGAAGCAAAGCAGGAGATTATGGAGTTTGTTCACTTCCTAAAGAACCCTAAGAAGTATGAGGAGCTGGGAGCCAAAATTCCTAAAGGCGCTCTGCTGGTTGGACCTCCAGGGACGGGTAAAACGCTTTTGGCAAAAGCGACTGCTGGTGAATCTGGTGTGCCTTTTTTGTCCATATCTGGTTCTGATTTCATGGAAATGTTTGTTGGTGTTGGGCCGTCAAGAGTTAGAAACTTGTTTCAAGAGGCAAGGCAATGTGCACCTAGtatcatattcattgatgagattgatgcaATTGGAAGAGCGAGAGGACGTGGGGGTTTTGCTGGTTCTAATGATGAGCGTGAAAGCACCCTTAACCAGTTGCTTGTAGAAATGGATGGATTTGGAACTACATCTGGTGTGGTTGTTATTGCTGGCACCAACAGACCTGATATTTTAGACAAGGCCTTGTTGAGGCCTGGTCGATTTGATCGTCAAATCAGCTTAGATAAACCGGATATCAAAGGCCGTGATCAGATATTTCAGATCTACTTGAAGAAGCTTAAACTAGATCATGAACCTCCTTATTATTCTCAGAGACTAGCGGCCCTCACTCCTGGATTTGCTGGTGCAGATATTGCAAATGTTTGCAATGAAGCTGCATTGATAGCTGCCAGATGTGATGAAACTCTGGTGAAAATGGAACATTTTGATGGAGCAATAGACAGAATCATTGGTGGTCTTGAGAAGAAAAATAAG GTTATAAGTAAACTCGAAAGGCGGACTGTAGCCTACCATGAATCAGGCCATGCTGTAGTCGGTTGGTTTCTGGAACATGCAGAACCCTTGTTGAAGGTGACTATTGTTCCTCGTGGTTCAGCAGCACTCGGCTTCGCCCAATATGTTCCCAGTGAGAACCTTCTCATGACTAAAGAGCAGCTTTTTGATATGACTTGCATGACCCTTGGTGGGCGTGCTGCAGAACAG GTATTACTGGGGAAAATTTCAACTGGAGCTCAGAATGATTTGGAGAAAGTGACGAAAATGACTTATGCCCAGGTTGCGGTATACGGTTTTAGTGAGAAAGTAGGCCTTCTCTCGTTTCCACATAGGGATGATGGATTTGAGATGAGCAAACCCTACAGCAGCAAGACTGCAGCTATTATTGATACCGAAGTGCGAGACTGGGTTTCAAAGGCATACACACATACATTGCAACTCGTAGAGGAACACAAAGAACAAGTGGCACAGATTGCTGAGTTGTTGCTGGAAAAAGAAACTCTTCATCAAGAGGATTTGGTCCAGGTACTTGGCGAGCGTCCTTTCAAATCAAGCGAGTTGACGAATTATGACAGATTTAAGCATGGATTTCAGGAGGAAGAACAAAAGGTTGGGAAAACTTTTGAGGATGGGATAACAGAAGATGACGGGTCTTCACCTCTTATTCCAGAAGTAGTTCCCGCATAA